Proteins encoded by one window of Salmo trutta chromosome 17, fSalTru1.1, whole genome shotgun sequence:
- the tmem231 gene encoding transmembrane protein 231: MAFYEVYSHPASIRYKTSVCTKATLFLGIVLCLTYIPPLLVAYRSQGFWVKRSTYEEQPVVRFQYQVLIIAATSTSGDYVAWSTFPNFNNMQGTNLRIPSISVREEDQNQDGKLDRLKFRLDLPLRSDEQVYSIQLLLTFSYQLFRMSTVVMQTLAFVQHSSSVPGSQLFISGDLRLQQRTPLPHRGLHTVYNVSVIDGTSPFASAYDLANIIGSYQDRNLTTFLSCPSPVWTVGRAAGTPFQINAEVRYPVEVVSYRPGFWEMIKFAWIQYVSVLLIFLWVFNRIQTFVFQNQVLPTVPIPLLKQHHF; encoded by the exons ATGGCTTTTTATGAAGTCTATTCTCACCCTGCTTCAATTAGATACAAAACAAGCGTTTGCACCAAAGCCACGTTGTTTCTTGGTATTGTTTTGTGTCTCACCTACATCCCACCCCTCCTGGTTGCTTACAGGAGCCAAG GGTTCTGGGTAAAGAGGAGTACATATGAAGAGCAACCTGTTGTTCGGTTCCAGTACCAGGTTCTGATCATTGCAGCAACAAGCACTAGTGGTGACTATGTTGCGTGGAGCACCTTTCCCAATTTTAATAACATGCAAGGGACTAACCTCAGAATTCCTTCTATCTCG GTGCGAGAGGAAGACCAGAATCAGGATGGGAAGTTGGACCGTTTGAAATTCCGACTTGACCTTCCCCTTCGGTCTGATGAACAAGTGTACAGCATCCAGCTACTACTCACCTTCTCCTACCAGCTGTTT AGAATGTCCACTGTGGTGATGCAGACACTGGCCTTTGTGCAGCATTCCTCCTCAGTTCCTGGCTCTCAGCTCTTCATCAGTGGAGATCTGCGGCTCCAGCAGAGAACCCCACTTCCACACCGTGGTCTACACACTGTATACAAT GTATCAGTAATTGATGGAACAAGTCCGTTTGCAAGCGCATATGATCTTGCCAACATCATTGGATCCTATCAGGATAGAAACT TGACAACGTTTCTGTCCTGTCCAAGTCCAGTATGGACTGTGGGCCGAGCTGCTGGTACTCCCTTCCAGATAAATGCTGAAGTCCGCTACCCAGTGGAGGTTGTCAG CTATCGGCCTGGGTTCTGGGAGATGATCAAATTTGCCTGGATCCAGTATGTCAGTGTGCTGCTTATCTTCCTCTGGGTTTTCAACAGGATTCAGACCTTTGTCTTCCAGAATCAGGTGCTGCCGACTGTACCTATACCACTCTTGAAACAGCACCACTTTTGA